A region from the Halobellus litoreus genome encodes:
- a CDS encoding isopentenyl phosphate kinase, producing the protein MTTVLKLGGSVITDKATPETVDDDALDRAVGAIADADVSRLLLVHGAGSFGHHYAEKHGVTPTDGSHDAVGVWEIHDSMRRLNDEVVGRLQSAGVPALPVHPLSAGARAADSTLSLASDTTATMLAEGFVPVLHGDVIAHADAGATIISGDEVVAHLARGLDADRVGLCSTVDGVYGDDGDVVSEITDFGDVADALGGSDATDVTGGMAAKVRALLELGAPASIFGPDALSGFLAGRSVGTVVDGR; encoded by the coding sequence GTGACGACCGTCCTCAAACTCGGCGGGAGCGTCATCACCGACAAGGCAACGCCCGAGACCGTCGACGACGACGCCCTGGACCGCGCGGTCGGCGCGATCGCCGACGCGGACGTCTCGCGACTGCTGCTCGTGCACGGGGCGGGGAGTTTCGGTCACCACTACGCGGAAAAGCACGGCGTCACGCCCACCGACGGGAGCCACGACGCCGTCGGTGTCTGGGAGATCCACGACTCGATGCGACGGCTCAACGACGAGGTCGTCGGGCGGTTGCAGTCGGCGGGCGTCCCGGCGCTACCGGTGCATCCGCTCTCGGCGGGCGCGCGCGCCGCCGATTCGACGTTGTCGCTCGCGTCCGACACCACGGCGACGATGCTCGCCGAGGGCTTCGTCCCCGTGCTGCACGGCGACGTGATCGCCCACGCGGACGCGGGCGCGACGATCATCAGCGGCGACGAGGTCGTCGCCCACCTCGCTCGCGGCCTCGACGCCGACCGCGTCGGGCTCTGTTCCACCGTCGACGGGGTCTACGGCGACGACGGCGACGTCGTGAGCGAGATCACCGACTTCGGAGACGTCGCGGACGCGCTCGGCGGCTCCGATGCGACGGACGTGACCGGGGGAATGGCGGCGAAGGTGCGCGCGCTGCTCGAACTCGGCGCGCCGGCGTCTATCTTCGGTCCCGACGCGCTCTCGGGCTTCCTGGCGGGACGGTCGGTCGGGACAGTCGTCGACGGGCGGTGA
- the mvk gene encoding mevalonate kinase: MTVSSAPGKVYLFGEHAVVYGEPAVPCAIERRATVTVDAREDDHIRVEARDLSLDGFTVEYADDIEDRPDVDVPAGLVDAGVGYVDAAVEQARDAADAPAAGFDIRVESEIPLGAGLGSSAAVVVAGIDAATRELGVELAPEELAERAYRAEYDVQDGQASRADTFCSAMGGAVRVEGDDCRRIDAPNLPFVVGFDGGAGDTGELVAGVRSLREEYGFAADTVESIGDIVMEGESLLAAADPASDPEPELLAELGRLMDFDHGLLEALGVSSRTLDNMVWAAREAGAHGAKLTGAGGGGCIVALDETPETRTALRYTAECRDAFRAELDREGVRAERPTTAATDGSTNAEAK, from the coding sequence ATGACCGTCTCAAGCGCCCCCGGCAAGGTGTACCTCTTCGGGGAGCACGCGGTCGTCTACGGCGAACCCGCGGTCCCGTGCGCCATCGAGCGCCGGGCCACCGTCACCGTCGACGCCCGCGAGGACGACCACATCAGGGTCGAAGCCCGGGATCTGAGCCTCGACGGCTTCACCGTCGAGTACGCCGACGACATCGAGGATCGCCCCGACGTCGACGTCCCGGCGGGCCTCGTCGACGCCGGCGTGGGCTACGTCGACGCCGCGGTCGAACAGGCCCGCGACGCCGCCGACGCGCCCGCGGCCGGGTTCGACATCCGCGTCGAGAGCGAGATCCCGCTCGGTGCGGGCCTCGGCTCTTCGGCCGCCGTCGTCGTCGCCGGCATCGACGCCGCGACGCGGGAACTCGGCGTCGAACTCGCTCCCGAAGAACTGGCCGAGCGCGCCTACCGCGCGGAGTACGACGTCCAGGACGGGCAGGCCTCGCGCGCGGACACGTTCTGTTCGGCGATGGGCGGCGCGGTCAGGGTCGAAGGCGACGACTGCCGCCGGATCGACGCGCCGAACCTCCCCTTCGTCGTCGGCTTCGACGGCGGCGCGGGCGACACGGGCGAGCTCGTCGCGGGCGTCCGCTCGCTCCGCGAGGAGTACGGTTTCGCCGCCGACACCGTCGAGAGCATCGGTGACATCGTCATGGAAGGGGAGTCGCTGCTCGCCGCGGCCGACCCGGCGTCCGATCCGGAACCGGAACTCCTGGCCGAACTCGGCCGACTGATGGACTTCGATCACGGCCTGCTCGAAGCCCTCGGCGTCTCCTCGCGCACGCTCGACAATATGGTCTGGGCCGCTCGGGAGGCCGGCGCGCACGGCGCGAAACTCACCGGCGCGGGCGGCGGCGGCTGCATCGTCGCGCTCGACGAGACGCCCGAGACGCGGACGGCGCTCCGGTACACCGCGGAGTGTCGCGACGCGTTCCGCGCGGAACTGGACCGCGAGGGCGTCCGCGCGGAGCGGCCGACGACCGCGGCGACGGACGGATCGACGAACGCGGAGGCGAAGTGA